The Gemmatimonadota bacterium genome has a window encoding:
- a CDS encoding phospho-N-acetylmuramoyl-pentapeptide-transferase codes for MLYWLGEQLLDIYGPFRLFTSYLFLVGAGTALACVLTWRILPKMWHRLPQDQGREHAVGAAQNKGKPVGAGIIFISIFIFVGFLFVPLGTRYLAALGCLFLAMLVGFFDDRYEWSEYRMGLFDLVISILGAMVVCQMAPVEVWLPLIKTSVIVPPWIYIPIATCLLWMTINATNCTDGVDGLSGSLCMLAFIFLGGALYVIVGHRDIAQYLLVPHYKEAANWAVMAFVMTGCLVGYLWHNANPSAVLMGDAGSRPLGLLLGMLVLACGNPFLIIVVAGVVLVNGATGLLKVALLRFFKIGIFKQVRYPLHDHVRQKWGWSNTQVLVRFTLLQAIVTPLLLILLLKIR; via the coding sequence GTGCTCTACTGGCTGGGTGAGCAATTGCTGGACATCTATGGGCCGTTTCGCCTCTTCACTTCTTATCTATTTTTAGTTGGTGCAGGTACCGCGCTTGCCTGTGTGTTAACCTGGAGAATTTTGCCCAAAATGTGGCACAGATTACCACAGGACCAGGGACGTGAACATGCTGTTGGCGCCGCACAAAATAAGGGTAAGCCCGTAGGAGCAGGCATTATTTTTATTTCGATTTTTATTTTTGTCGGATTTTTATTTGTGCCCCTTGGAACGCGATATCTGGCGGCTTTGGGATGCCTATTTTTGGCAATGCTGGTGGGATTTTTCGATGACCGCTATGAATGGAGTGAATACCGCATGGGATTGTTTGATCTGGTCATCTCCATTCTTGGTGCTATGGTAGTATGCCAGATGGCACCAGTCGAAGTGTGGCTACCACTAATTAAGACATCGGTTATTGTGCCACCCTGGATTTATATCCCCATTGCTACCTGCTTGTTGTGGATGACTATTAACGCCACAAACTGCACAGACGGTGTGGATGGTCTATCGGGCAGTTTGTGCATGCTGGCATTCATTTTTTTGGGCGGCGCACTGTACGTCATTGTAGGACATAGGGATATCGCCCAATATCTACTTGTGCCGCACTACAAAGAGGCGGCCAATTGGGCGGTAATGGCTTTTGTCATGACGGGATGTCTGGTGGGCTATTTATGGCACAATGCCAATCCAAGCGCCGTGTTGATGGGCGATGCCGGATCTCGTCCTCTGGGCTTATTACTCGGCATGCTGGTCCTGGCGTGTGGCAATCCGTTTTTGATTATTGTAGTAGCCGGAGTCGTGCTGGTCAATGGCGCAACAGGTCTTCTGAAAGTCGCTTTATTGCGCTTTTTTAAAATCGGCATTTTCAAACAAGTGCGTTATCCCCTGCACGATCACGTCCGTCAAAAATGGGGCTGGTCCAATACACAGGTACTGGTCAGATTTACGCTTTTACAGGCCATTGTAACGCCTCTTTTGTTGATATTATTATTAAAAATCAGGTAA
- a CDS encoding amidohydrolase, with the protein MPTKAELKKRVCEAIDRRRDQICRIGDHIMLNPELGFKEFETAKLVSQTMDEFGVPRETELAITGVKGVLQGSQPGPTVALIGELDSLLVSGHPNANPDTGAAHACGHNAQIAGLMGAMMGLVDTRIVDDLAGRVVFFAVPAEEFVEVEYRLNLVKSGKLSFLGGKPELIKHGHFDDIDMAIMIHTHSDESLTKAAASASSNGFVAKMIRFVGKAAHAGGAPHRGINALNAAQIALSAINAQRETFQDRDSVRVHPIITKGGDLVNVIPDEVCMETYVRGRTAEAILDASTKVDRALRAGAMALGATVEIETLPGYMPLKNNANLQALYGKNARARFGEDEFCTVGHRTGSTDMGDISCIMPAIHPYMSGATGIGHSVEWHISDKEMGYVEPAKSLAMMAVDLLSDHAAEAKALLANYKPEMTKDQYLDFQNNLFQTEVYDGE; encoded by the coding sequence ATGCCTACAAAAGCCGAACTCAAGAAGCGCGTATGTGAAGCCATTGATCGACGTCGGGATCAGATTTGTCGCATTGGCGATCACATTATGTTAAATCCCGAGTTGGGGTTTAAGGAATTTGAGACAGCAAAGCTGGTATCGCAAACAATGGACGAGTTTGGCGTACCGCGCGAAACCGAACTGGCAATTACAGGTGTAAAAGGCGTGTTGCAAGGAAGCCAGCCTGGGCCAACCGTTGCACTGATTGGCGAACTCGACTCGCTCCTGGTTTCCGGACATCCCAATGCCAATCCCGATACAGGAGCTGCGCATGCCTGTGGTCACAATGCACAGATCGCGGGATTGATGGGCGCAATGATGGGCCTGGTGGATACCCGCATAGTTGATGATTTGGCGGGAAGAGTCGTCTTTTTCGCCGTGCCCGCAGAGGAATTTGTAGAGGTTGAATACCGTTTGAATCTGGTGAAATCTGGGAAACTGAGTTTTTTGGGTGGCAAGCCCGAATTGATTAAACACGGGCATTTTGACGATATCGATATGGCGATAATGATTCATACACATAGCGATGAATCATTGACCAAAGCCGCGGCTTCCGCCTCCTCTAATGGATTTGTGGCAAAAATGATTCGGTTTGTGGGCAAAGCCGCACACGCGGGAGGCGCACCTCACCGGGGCATCAATGCCCTGAATGCCGCTCAAATTGCTCTGAGTGCCATCAATGCACAGCGAGAAACATTCCAGGATCGCGATTCTGTTCGGGTGCATCCCATCATCACCAAAGGCGGAGATTTGGTCAACGTCATACCCGATGAAGTTTGTATGGAAACTTATGTTCGAGGGCGCACAGCAGAAGCAATTCTCGATGCCAGTACGAAAGTAGATCGCGCACTTCGAGCCGGCGCAATGGCACTTGGCGCAACAGTAGAAATAGAAACGCTACCGGGATATATGCCATTAAAAAACAATGCAAATTTGCAGGCACTCTATGGGAAAAATGCCAGAGCGCGTTTTGGAGAAGATGAATTTTGTACAGTCGGCCACAGAACCGGCTCAACTGATATGGGCGATATATCCTGTATTATGCCCGCGATTCATCCCTATATGTCGGGAGCTACGGGAATAGGCCACAGCGTCGAGTGGCATATTTCCGATAAAGAGATGGGATATGTAGAACCGGCAAAATCACTGGCTATGATGGCAGTGGATTTACTGTCCGACCACGCCGCAGAAGCAAAAGCCTTACTTGCAAATTACAAGCCAGAGATGACAAAAGATCAATACCTCGATTTTCAGAATAATTTGTTCCAAACAGAAGTTTACGATGGTGAGTGA
- the nadA gene encoding quinolinate synthase NadA, giving the protein MALTATTLEETYQQMAERLEGIVPDIELRYKAELAYEINKLKKERGAIILGHNYMEPALYHSVPDVVGDSLELSRKAAETDADPIVFCGVRFMAETAKILNPDKTVLLPARVAGCSLAASITAEDVRNLREQYPGVPIVTYINTYADVKAECDICCTSGNAHKVVESLDSDTVIFLPDEYLAANVAQETDKRIIFPTITGFSDPKPGLEYEMIGWHGRCEVHEQFTVQDIKDVRVQFPDVVVLSHPECSPEVVAASDFSGSTSRMVDYVREMDAERYLLLTECSMGDNIAAENPNKEMVGLCSIRCPHMNEITLEDTLNALEYNEQIIEVPEDIRVRALKAVERMLEIV; this is encoded by the coding sequence ATGGCACTGACTGCCACTACTTTGGAAGAGACTTATCAACAGATGGCCGAGCGATTAGAGGGCATTGTGCCCGATATCGAATTGCGCTATAAAGCCGAGTTGGCTTACGAAATCAATAAGCTAAAAAAAGAGCGCGGGGCCATTATCCTCGGGCATAATTACATGGAGCCGGCACTTTATCACTCTGTGCCAGATGTCGTGGGCGATTCGCTCGAGTTATCGCGTAAAGCCGCAGAAACCGACGCCGATCCCATTGTTTTTTGCGGCGTGCGATTCATGGCCGAGACCGCAAAAATTCTCAATCCCGACAAAACCGTGCTCTTGCCCGCGCGCGTTGCGGGCTGTTCTCTGGCCGCGAGCATTACTGCAGAAGATGTGCGCAATCTGCGCGAACAATATCCGGGCGTTCCCATTGTCACATATATCAACACTTACGCCGATGTCAAAGCCGAATGCGATATTTGCTGTACTTCGGGCAATGCCCATAAAGTCGTCGAATCGCTCGATTCGGATACCGTTATCTTTTTGCCCGACGAATACTTAGCCGCCAATGTCGCACAAGAGACCGATAAGCGCATTATTTTTCCCACAATAACGGGATTTTCCGATCCCAAACCCGGTCTTGAATACGAAATGATCGGCTGGCATGGCAGGTGTGAGGTGCACGAGCAATTTACCGTTCAGGATATTAAAGATGTGCGCGTGCAGTTTCCAGATGTCGTTGTTCTCTCCCACCCGGAATGCAGTCCTGAAGTGGTCGCTGCGTCCGATTTTTCGGGCAGTACCTCTCGCATGGTCGATTATGTGCGCGAAATGGATGCCGAGCGGTATTTGCTGCTTACAGAATGCAGCATGGGCGACAATATCGCAGCGGAAAACCCGAATAAAGAAATGGTTGGCCTGTGCAGCATTCGCTGTCCACATATGAACGAAATTACACTTGAAGATACGCTCAATGCACTCGAATATAACGAGCAAATCATCGAAGTGCCCGAAGACATCCGCGTGCGTGCATTAAAAGCTGTGGAACGCATGCTAGAGATTGTATAA